GCTCGACCAAGCCCAGATTTACGACATTTTGCCCACCCTGCTCGATCGCTATCAGCTCACGGCTCCGCCCAAGCTGCGGGGCAAGGTGCTGCCGGTTTAGACTGCCATTCTGCCTAGCAACCTAACTCCAGCCGATGAACAGATGGAGGAGCGATCGCCCTAGGTCACCAAACGCTGAAGTCAAGACGGTTGAGCTAGGGGAATTTGATGAGAGAATACAAAGGAGAGCAAACCGTATCAATCACTACAAAACACCGTGAGCGCACGGTGCTACAACCAGTCAAGTCACTGGGCATCCTCTAGGTTTGCTATTGCAGTGGGTAAGCGTTACGGTTAAGCGGTTTTGTTGCCGCTGTTTAGGGTAACAATGAGGTCTATGTCCGTACAAGGATCGATTGCTCTTCTGCACGGGCAGGAAAGCGTATGGAACCTATCTTCCCCATGAAGATAGGTAGCCTATGATCCTCAAGGGAATAACCTTGTTGAAGAATTTGATTAGGAGTCATGGAAGGCTTATGAAGAAAGTTGAAGCAATCATCCGTCCCTTCAAGCTAGATGAAGTGAAGATTGCCCTCGTCAATGCTGGCATCGTAGGGATGACCGTTTCAGAAGTACGCGGATTTGGTCGGCAAAAGGGTCAGACCGAGCGCTATCGTGGTTCTGAATATACGGTGGAGTTTCTACAAAAGCTCAAAATTGAGATTGTAGTCGAAGACGATCAGGTTGATATGGTGGTCGATAAGATCATCTTGGCGGCCCGCACCGGGGAAATTGGAGATGGCAAGATCTTTGTCACCTCTGTGGATTCGATTATTCGGATTCGCACCGGCGAGAAAAACCTAGAGGCTATCTA
The nucleotide sequence above comes from Candidatus Obscuribacterales bacterium. Encoded proteins:
- a CDS encoding P-II family nitrogen regulator, yielding MKKVEAIIRPFKLDEVKIALVNAGIVGMTVSEVRGFGRQKGQTERYRGSEYTVEFLQKLKIEIVVEDDQVDMVVDKIILAARTGEIGDGKIFVTSVDSIIRIRTGEKNLEAI